The Chloroflexota bacterium genome includes a region encoding these proteins:
- a CDS encoding DUF1992 domain-containing protein, with protein sequence MGDWLDEIIEKAKAEGHFDNLPGHGKPLKLDDGAHEDPAMRLANRILKDNGFLWPWIEERQEIEGAIEAALAELTAAHHTAAETGQPSLPGEAVASFRQKVVTLNRRIAAHNLKVPSPGFQRLPLDAEKEIASVV encoded by the coding sequence ATGGGCGACTGGCTGGATGAGATCATCGAGAAGGCGAAGGCTGAAGGCCACTTCGACAACCTGCCCGGCCACGGCAAGCCGCTGAAGTTAGATGACGGCGCGCACGAAGACCCGGCCATGCGCCTGGCGAATCGCATTCTGAAAGACAACGGCTTTCTGTGGCCGTGGATCGAAGAACGACAGGAAATTGAGGGGGCGATTGAAGCGGCTCTGGCCGAGTTAACTGCCGCCCATCACACGGCGGCTGAAACGGGGCAACCGTCACTGCCGGGGGAAGCCGTCGCTTCCTTTCGCCAGAAAGTTGTAACCCTCAATCGCCGCATCGCCGCTCACAATCTCAAAGTTCCCTCACCGGGTTTCCAACGCCTGCCGCTGGATGCTGAAAAAGAAATCGCTAGCGTCGTTTAG
- a CDS encoding MFS transporter — translation MLTSKRRLLTRPLLVFMGTMILANVAGHMYQFLLPLYVQSLGANISQVGLFFTVGAIAPLAFQILGGWLSDSIGRLQAIAIGSLAGAAGYVVFLVAPSWHWLLISTVAGAMAHAFVAPSYQAFIAEQSTEETRGQVYGLAEGLFMVVGVVGPPLGGYVSEHYGYKVLFAAAGLLYTIATIIRLFMARTAHRTEKETASHRERPSLAGLKNSLLALTALITAGGIVTWIMISDGVRDVSYRLAFELQPLYMQNIAGLSNSQIGWLASISSVMTMLLMTPAGWLSDKKGERVGIVGGFLLIVAGMAVFLNSNLFAGFAVAWVMFGIAEALIGPAYNSLISKAVPEKLRGTAFGVFSTSLGLISLPAPFVGALLWERFGPQVPFYVPIVATLILLPVMWIKFKLPKAETDDKIIQEEVLVSEGG, via the coding sequence ATGCTCACCTCAAAACGCCGTCTTCTGACTCGCCCCCTCCTGGTCTTCATGGGAACCATGATCCTGGCCAACGTCGCCGGGCACATGTACCAGTTTCTACTGCCGTTGTACGTCCAGTCGCTGGGCGCAAACATCAGCCAGGTCGGGCTGTTCTTCACTGTCGGCGCGATTGCGCCGCTGGCCTTTCAAATTCTCGGCGGCTGGCTGTCCGATTCAATTGGGCGATTGCAAGCCATTGCCATCGGCAGTCTGGCCGGGGCGGCCGGGTACGTCGTCTTCCTCGTCGCCCCATCCTGGCACTGGCTGTTGATCTCGACGGTGGCCGGGGCGATGGCTCACGCCTTTGTTGCGCCGAGTTACCAGGCCTTCATCGCCGAGCAATCCACCGAAGAGACTCGCGGCCAGGTGTATGGCCTGGCCGAGGGCCTGTTCATGGTTGTCGGCGTGGTGGGGCCGCCCCTCGGCGGCTACGTGTCGGAACACTATGGCTACAAAGTATTGTTCGCCGCCGCCGGCCTGCTCTACACAATCGCCACCATCATCCGCCTGTTCATGGCTCGCACTGCTCATCGCACCGAAAAAGAAACAGCCAGCCATCGTGAAAGGCCGTCGCTGGCTGGTTTGAAAAATAGCCTGCTGGCCCTCACCGCCCTGATCACCGCTGGCGGCATCGTCACCTGGATCATGATCTCTGACGGCGTGCGCGACGTGTCTTACCGGCTGGCCTTTGAGCTTCAGCCGTTGTACATGCAAAACATCGCCGGACTGTCTAACTCACAAATCGGCTGGCTGGCCTCGATCTCTTCCGTCATGACAATGTTGCTGATGACTCCCGCCGGTTGGCTCTCGGACAAGAAAGGGGAGCGGGTCGGAATCGTCGGCGGCTTCCTGCTCATCGTCGCCGGCATGGCCGTCTTCCTCAACAGCAACCTCTTCGCCGGGTTCGCCGTTGCCTGGGTCATGTTCGGCATCGCCGAAGCCCTCATCGGCCCGGCTTACAACTCGCTCATCTCCAAAGCCGTGCCGGAAAAATTGCGCGGCACGGCCTTCGGCGTATTCTCCACCAGCCTCGGCCTGATCTCACTGCCCGCGCCCTTCGTCGGCGCGCTGTTGTGGGAACGCTTCGGGCCGCAAGTGCCATTCTACGTGCCCATCGTCGCCACCCTGATCCTGTTGCCTGTGATGTGGATCAAATTCAAATTGCCAAAGGCCGAAACGGACGATAAGATCATTCAGGAAGAGGTTCTTGTTTCTGAAGGAGGCTGA
- a CDS encoding GNAT family N-acetyltransferase has translation MITKICNYQPGDEPAILELFRAADEMDKVERGMSAIDLQEWMTAPHINPSTDFFIARADGHPVGFIGVDSLPGQCEAHYAFCNGVVHPDNRRQGVGAPQMQTAETRALEIMRDFPPGLPKKLNVFCRDTQTTVKALFEARGMTPARYFLTMQCDLRTELPIAPVPDGLVIRQFRPGDGEAAYAAFEEAFQDHWGYEPLPLEVFRHDFLDAPHFRPELWLLAWDGDQAAGFNFNFVNPGYIERVGRKEGHVAEVGVRRPWRKRGLATALLTQTLRLLREAGMDYALLGVDAENPYQAGRLYENVGFRETRRNVVYRKTLE, from the coding sequence ATGATCACCAAAATCTGTAACTACCAACCCGGCGATGAACCGGCGATACTCGAATTGTTCAGGGCCGCCGATGAGATGGACAAAGTCGAGCGGGGCATGTCGGCAATTGACTTGCAGGAATGGATGACAGCGCCCCACATCAATCCGTCAACCGACTTTTTCATTGCCAGGGCTGACGGCCATCCGGTCGGTTTTATCGGCGTGGATTCTTTGCCCGGCCAGTGCGAGGCGCATTACGCATTTTGTAATGGCGTCGTCCATCCCGACAATCGCCGACAAGGTGTTGGCGCGCCACAGATGCAAACGGCTGAAACTCGCGCCCTTGAAATCATGCGCGACTTCCCGCCTGGCTTGCCGAAGAAGCTCAATGTGTTTTGCCGCGATACTCAGACGACGGTTAAAGCGTTGTTTGAGGCGCGGGGCATGACTCCAGCTCGCTACTTTCTCACCATGCAATGCGATTTGAGGACTGAACTGCCGATCGCGCCTGTGCCTGACGGCCTGGTCATTCGCCAGTTCCGGCCCGGAGATGGAGAGGCGGCTTACGCCGCCTTTGAGGAAGCCTTCCAGGATCATTGGGGCTACGAGCCGCTCCCTCTGGAAGTGTTCCGGCACGATTTTCTCGACGCTCCGCACTTCCGGCCCGAGTTGTGGTTGCTGGCCTGGGATGGCGATCAGGCCGCCGGGTTCAACTTCAACTTCGTTAATCCGGGCTACATCGAGCGGGTGGGTCGCAAAGAGGGCCACGTGGCTGAAGTGGGCGTGCGCCGACCCTGGCGCAAGCGCGGCCTGGCCACGGCGCTCCTGACCCAGACCCTGCGCCTCTTGCGCGAAGCTGGAATGGATTATGCCCTGCTTGGCGTGGACGCTGAAAATCCATATCAGGCCGGACGACTCTACGAAAACGTCGGCTTCCGCGAAACCCGGCGGAATGTGGTGTATCGCAAAACGCTGGAGTAA